The Bacillus sp. NEB1478 genome contains the following window.
ATTCAAAGGCTTCACATATAATGATGAGGAGTCAAAAACGAAAAGCAACCAGCTGTTCCTCCTTCGGTTTGGTATCATCCATTGTATCGCTGACTCTGGAGTTTTTGGAATGATGGTCGAGTTTCCTAAAGGCACCAAGTTCCCAGATGATAAATGGATTCAGATTAATGGAGAAATTGAAACGATGTATTATCAGCCATTTAAATCAGAAATACCTTATGTTAAGGTGAAGAGCTGGAAAACAATCGAAAAGCCGAAAGAAGAATATGTTTATAGAAAAAACTAGATACCAAACAAAAAGACCGGGCATTGGCGTCCGGTTTTTTGTTTATTAAATACGTTGCCACTTTAGTTTCTCCGGTACTAACGTATCTGTAATTCGCTTTGTTCCTCAAACCTTCACTTCCTAGACCTTCTTGCTTTTAAATCAACGAATGACTAATTAACATTTTGCGATTTGATTAATGCAACGACCATTTCCCCGATCTGTCTTCCTAAAGATAATCCTTCATCATTGTCCACTTTAAAATGGACTCCTGCATATAATCGAGACATTGCGCACTCTTCCATGATTTGTTTAATTCTCATACTTTCTTGCGGAAAATAGTAGCTTAATATCATTTCAGTACATCCAGCCATTGTTGCATGTGCAGATGGGTAACCTGGAAAGCGCGGTGTAAATAGAATCGTCTTCATGTTTTTATCATATTGGCAAGGTCTAGCAACATCCCATAAATATTTAAAATACCAAGTCATCACAAACGCATCATTTACTGACGCTTGGTACAGACCCAAAAACCTTGCAGCTCTTGTAGAAGCGATACCGTACGTTTCCATTAAGTTATAAATCATCGGAGTAACTTGTTTGCTTACCTCTCCCGTGCCCCAATATTGAGCGATCTGTATTTGCTGAGGCGTTATATTCTGCAGTGTCTTTTGAACAACAAGCAGTTCACTTGCCCAATCAATCGTATTTGGATTTTTAATTCTCCACCTGATTGTCCTTCCAAAAGGATCAATGAACTCCTCGCCTCTTCTCGTTATAAAAAACATCGGCCAAGATCCTGCTTCAGGCGTAACTGGATTTGCAGGGGGAAATTGTTCTCCCGCATACGGATGTTCGGACCATCTTAAATAATCCCTTTCCATAAAGCCCCCCCTTTTCTTCATTTTCCACTCTCTATCATATGAAAAAAAAGAAAAGAAATAGAACACTTTTGGCTCTTGAGGATTTATAGTTATACACACATTTTTTGAAAGAAATCTCTGATTTAAACAAATAGCC
Protein-coding sequences here:
- a CDS encoding vanadium-dependent haloperoxidase → MERDYLRWSEHPYAGEQFPPANPVTPEAGSWPMFFITRRGEEFIDPFGRTIRWRIKNPNTIDWASELLVVQKTLQNITPQQIQIAQYWGTGEVSKQVTPMIYNLMETYGIASTRAARFLGLYQASVNDAFVMTWYFKYLWDVARPCQYDKNMKTILFTPRFPGYPSAHATMAGCTEMILSYYFPQESMRIKQIMEECAMSRLYAGVHFKVDNDEGLSLGRQIGEMVVALIKSQNVN